A portion of the Leifsonia sp. EB41 genome contains these proteins:
- a CDS encoding peptidoglycan-binding protein, with protein sequence MPNPGQPTVQEGDTGDAVKRAQRAVRRTPNLGIVVDGVFGPATKAAIIDFQSGAGLVPDGIVGPLTWAALPDGGPMPVLSEGSTGPVVSSLQTILTNGADQWGGVTPGGIDGIFGPHTRASVEAFQGWGGVTVDGVVGDQTWSVSLHAASATLETAVGLEYVIS encoded by the coding sequence ATGCCGAATCCAGGACAGCCGACGGTGCAGGAGGGCGACACCGGCGACGCGGTCAAGCGGGCGCAGCGCGCGGTGCGGCGCACACCGAACCTCGGCATCGTCGTCGACGGGGTCTTCGGACCCGCGACGAAGGCCGCGATCATCGACTTCCAGAGCGGCGCGGGGCTCGTGCCCGACGGGATCGTGGGGCCGCTCACCTGGGCGGCGCTCCCGGACGGCGGGCCGATGCCGGTGCTGAGCGAGGGCTCGACCGGCCCCGTCGTCTCCAGCCTCCAGACCATCCTCACCAACGGAGCCGATCAGTGGGGTGGCGTCACTCCCGGAGGCATCGACGGGATCTTCGGGCCGCACACCCGCGCCTCGGTGGAGGCGTTCCAGGGCTGGGGCGGGGTCACGGTGGACGGCGTCGTGGGGGATCAGACGTGGAGCGTGTCCCTGCACGCGGCCAGCGCGACGTTGGAGACGGCGGTGGGGTTGGAGTACGTGATCTCCTGA
- a CDS encoding amidohydrolase gives MTSLHFTNARLYLGDGVWQDGGVLVRDELIAAVGPDDELAALRDAGTVVRDMAGASLLPGFHDTHVHPPMAGASLLGIDLMPVHDADEYLRIIAGYASAHPELDVIVGVGWYGDVFPGGLPTRELLDGVEAHRPVILTSHDGHGVWVNSRALEAAGIAPDAADPLGGRFVRDERGALTGVLLDTAMQALDPILPEPGPGAVEEAILAAQQRLHSVGVTTWHDAAVGKSELGPDSLDAYLNLARQGTLTARVVLCQWWDRDRGLEQFADLEARRERVAQAGRIEAGTVKIMQDGMIENRTAALLEDYSDKPGVRGDSFIPADELATIVAELDARGFDVHLHAVGDRAVRECLDAVAHARSVNGPAGGRHQLAHLDVVDGADVDRFAELDVTVNAQLLWARTDTEIVERKLPMMGGDRAGRHFPFESLRRRGARIVGGSDWPVSDPNPLWAMHTGTTRLAPSTDPHATGQALTEPLLASEALPAATVLDAYTGTAAWIGRLESTTGRLAPGLAADLVLLDSDISDGHSFDTARVAETLIDGRSVYRA, from the coding sequence ATGACGAGTCTGCACTTCACGAACGCCCGCCTGTACCTCGGCGACGGCGTCTGGCAGGACGGCGGCGTGCTCGTCCGTGACGAGCTCATCGCCGCGGTCGGGCCGGACGACGAGCTCGCGGCGCTGCGGGATGCCGGCACGGTCGTCCGCGATATGGCCGGCGCCTCCCTGCTCCCCGGCTTCCACGACACGCACGTGCACCCGCCGATGGCGGGCGCCTCGCTGCTCGGCATCGACCTGATGCCCGTGCACGACGCCGACGAGTACCTGCGCATCATCGCCGGGTACGCGTCCGCGCATCCCGAGCTCGACGTCATCGTCGGCGTCGGCTGGTACGGCGACGTCTTCCCCGGCGGCCTCCCCACCCGCGAATTGCTCGACGGCGTGGAGGCCCACCGTCCCGTCATCCTCACCAGCCACGACGGCCACGGCGTCTGGGTCAACTCCCGGGCGCTGGAGGCCGCCGGGATCGCCCCGGACGCCGCCGACCCGCTGGGCGGCCGCTTCGTGCGCGACGAGCGCGGCGCGCTCACCGGCGTGCTGCTCGACACCGCGATGCAGGCACTGGACCCGATCCTCCCCGAGCCCGGCCCCGGCGCCGTGGAGGAGGCCATCCTGGCCGCTCAGCAGCGCCTCCATTCGGTCGGCGTGACCACCTGGCACGACGCCGCCGTGGGCAAGAGCGAGCTCGGACCTGACTCGCTCGACGCCTACCTGAACCTGGCGCGGCAGGGCACGCTCACCGCCCGGGTGGTGCTCTGCCAGTGGTGGGACCGCGACCGCGGTCTGGAGCAGTTCGCCGACCTGGAGGCGCGGCGGGAGCGCGTCGCGCAGGCCGGACGGATCGAGGCGGGCACCGTCAAGATCATGCAGGACGGCATGATCGAGAACCGCACCGCCGCCCTCCTCGAGGACTACAGCGACAAGCCGGGCGTGCGGGGCGACTCGTTCATCCCAGCGGACGAGCTCGCGACGATCGTCGCCGAGTTGGACGCCCGCGGCTTCGACGTGCACCTGCACGCCGTGGGCGACCGCGCCGTGCGCGAGTGCCTCGACGCCGTGGCGCACGCCCGGTCCGTCAACGGGCCGGCGGGAGGCCGCCACCAGCTCGCGCACCTCGACGTGGTGGACGGCGCCGACGTCGACCGCTTCGCCGAGCTCGACGTCACCGTGAACGCGCAGCTGCTGTGGGCGCGCACGGACACCGAGATCGTGGAGCGCAAGCTGCCGATGATGGGCGGCGACCGGGCGGGCAGGCACTTCCCGTTCGAGTCGCTCCGGCGGCGCGGCGCGCGCATCGTCGGCGGCAGCGACTGGCCGGTGTCCGACCCCAACCCGCTGTGGGCGATGCACACCGGCACGACGCGGCTGGCGCCCTCCACGGATCCGCACGCGACGGGGCAGGCGCTCACCGAGCCGCTGCTGGCGTCCGAGGCGCTGCCGGCGGCGACCGTGCTGGACGCCTACACCGGGACGGCCGCGTGGATCGGCCGGCTGGAGTCGACCACCGGACGGCTGGCGCCCGGCCTCGCCGCCGACCTCGTCCTCCTGGACAGCGACATCTCCGACGGGCACTCCTTCGACACCGCCCGCGTGGCCGAGACGCTCATCGACGGCCGCAGCGTGTACCGCGCCTGA
- a CDS encoding ABC transporter permease, which yields MTTAPLSLARRPRRRARGALGTGFLLTPGGLLLVLFALLPLVALLIIGFTNGSGGFTVENFTEMFSSAVYMSLLGRTLLIAFCVTVVSIALAWPAAWALARYTSPRAKPLILGFVIIPYITSQLLLIYGFVSLIQAGGPVMSFLSSIGLADPQASIMYTPAANILMLVQESIPTAILVMYSASEQISGSVLEASRTLGASKGFVFTRVIWPLSSAMIGVNFALTFVQTVGAFAEPAILGGPNGQMLGNTISAQLSAGVHQQFAVAMSLVLLVTSLAIVGGVTGLLSWSRNALSGVAKAGKPRVESVAAQTRIAEEALTTEGVLR from the coding sequence ATGACCACCGCCCCTCTCTCCCTGGCCCGCCGTCCCCGGCGGCGGGCCAGGGGGGCCCTGGGCACGGGCTTCCTGCTCACCCCCGGCGGCCTCCTGCTCGTCCTGTTCGCCCTGCTCCCGCTGGTCGCGCTGCTGATCATCGGGTTCACGAACGGCTCCGGCGGCTTCACCGTCGAGAACTTCACGGAGATGTTCTCGAGTGCGGTGTACATGTCGCTGCTCGGCCGGACGCTGCTGATCGCGTTCTGCGTGACCGTGGTCAGCATCGCGCTGGCCTGGCCCGCCGCGTGGGCGCTGGCCCGCTACACGAGCCCGCGGGCGAAGCCGTTGATCCTCGGGTTCGTCATCATCCCGTACATCACGTCGCAGCTGCTGCTGATCTACGGGTTCGTCAGCCTCATCCAGGCCGGCGGGCCGGTGATGTCGTTCCTGTCCTCGATCGGGCTGGCCGACCCGCAGGCGTCCATCATGTACACGCCGGCGGCGAACATCCTGATGCTGGTGCAGGAGTCCATCCCCACCGCCATCCTGGTGATGTACTCGGCCTCCGAGCAGATCAGCGGGTCGGTGCTGGAGGCCTCCCGGACCCTGGGCGCGTCGAAGGGCTTCGTGTTCACGCGGGTCATCTGGCCGCTCAGCTCGGCGATGATCGGCGTGAACTTCGCCCTCACCTTCGTGCAGACCGTCGGCGCCTTCGCCGAACCCGCCATCCTCGGAGGACCCAACGGGCAGATGCTCGGCAACACCATCTCGGCGCAGCTCTCCGCCGGCGTCCACCAGCAGTTCGCGGTGGCGATGTCGCTGGTACTGCTGGTGACGTCGCTGGCGATCGTCGGAGGCGTGACCGGGCTGCTGTCGTGGTCGCGCAACGCGCTCTCCGGGGTCGCGAAGGCCGGCAAGCCGCGCGTGGAGAGCGTGGCTGCGCAGACCCGCATCGCCGAAGAAGCGCTGACGACCGAAGGAGTCCTCCGATGA
- a CDS encoding sugar phosphate isomerase/epimerase family protein: MTATTAPTTTRAFGVDLITFFDPGFWGLTGRDSLEALASAEPLRVWDTILDALQEAGVAEFEMTFPPADRLTAIAAYGSAEAFSAELERRGLSVVSAYFADIEHAEDVTDPATRAAILAAAETEAAFLAGIGASFLVAGLPMRRNNAEGDGLAPVDLATAAPIADIANEVGAITKRHGVTLALHTESHSVFWTPRDVDLFLLLTDPFLVAFCPDTGHIVLGGGDPVQLVSRHRERVVIAHWKDAAGAFREHALVDEGIWERHRPYFRAAGQGIVDWPAFAATLAGIGYEGGILLELDAASDPVGQLIAARTYLEDATAGIL; encoded by the coding sequence ATGACCGCCACCACCGCACCCACCACGACCCGCGCGTTCGGCGTCGACCTGATCACCTTCTTCGACCCGGGCTTCTGGGGCCTCACAGGCCGCGATTCGCTGGAAGCCCTCGCCTCCGCAGAGCCGCTCCGCGTCTGGGACACGATCCTCGACGCCCTGCAGGAGGCCGGCGTCGCCGAGTTCGAGATGACCTTCCCGCCCGCCGACCGCCTCACGGCCATCGCCGCCTACGGATCGGCCGAGGCCTTCTCCGCCGAGCTGGAGCGCCGCGGGCTCTCGGTGGTCAGCGCCTACTTCGCCGACATCGAGCACGCGGAGGACGTGACCGACCCGGCCACCCGCGCCGCCATCCTCGCCGCCGCCGAGACCGAGGCGGCCTTCCTCGCGGGCATCGGCGCGTCCTTCCTGGTCGCCGGCCTGCCGATGCGCCGCAACAACGCGGAAGGCGACGGCCTCGCGCCGGTCGACCTCGCGACTGCAGCGCCGATCGCCGACATCGCCAACGAGGTCGGGGCGATCACGAAGCGGCACGGCGTGACCCTCGCCCTCCACACCGAGAGCCACTCGGTGTTCTGGACCCCGCGCGACGTCGACCTGTTCCTGCTGCTGACCGACCCGTTCCTCGTCGCGTTCTGCCCGGACACCGGCCACATCGTGCTCGGCGGGGGAGACCCGGTCCAGCTCGTCTCGCGCCACCGCGAGCGCGTCGTCATCGCGCACTGGAAGGACGCCGCCGGCGCCTTCCGCGAGCACGCGCTCGTGGACGAGGGCATCTGGGAGCGGCACCGCCCGTACTTCCGCGCCGCCGGTCAGGGCATCGTCGACTGGCCCGCCTTCGCCGCGACCCTCGCCGGAATCGGCTACGAGGGTGGCATCCTGCTCGAGCTCGACGCCGCCTCCGACCCGGTCGGGCAGCTCATCGCGGCGCGCACCTACCTGGAGGACGCCACCGCCGGCATCCTCTGA
- a CDS encoding ABC transporter permease, translating to MKTAVLPRLMKVWLYVVLVVLALPLLAMTALSLNQSRYGTFPFHFTFDWYANLSHDQALVDALLTSLNLATQATIFAVVVGTLLSLGMARSRVYITAPINSLLLALLTVPALILAAGFVVVFGWLGLGSSALGLILASIVTSLPFVVLIVSGRLRDLNPNYAEAAHSLGAGPLRTFLTITIPLIGPSIIAGGLLAFVITFNNFAIQLFLAPIGVSTLPVQIYSMVRLGVTPDVDALATIIILSTVLLVVILNWLSGNAAKLFTTSTNKGN from the coding sequence ATGAAGACCGCCGTGCTGCCCCGGCTGATGAAGGTCTGGCTGTACGTGGTGCTGGTCGTCCTGGCACTGCCGCTGCTGGCCATGACCGCGCTCAGCCTCAACCAGTCCCGGTACGGCACGTTCCCGTTCCACTTCACGTTCGACTGGTACGCGAACCTCTCGCACGACCAGGCGCTCGTGGACGCGCTGCTCACCAGCCTCAACCTCGCGACGCAGGCGACCATCTTCGCCGTGGTCGTCGGCACGCTCCTCTCCCTCGGGATGGCGCGCAGCCGCGTCTACATCACGGCACCGATCAACAGCCTCCTCCTCGCCCTGCTCACAGTCCCTGCGCTGATCCTCGCCGCCGGGTTCGTCGTGGTGTTCGGCTGGCTGGGCCTCGGGTCGAGCGCGCTCGGGCTGATCCTCGCCTCGATCGTGACCTCGTTGCCGTTCGTCGTGCTGATCGTCTCCGGACGGCTGCGCGACCTGAACCCGAACTACGCGGAGGCGGCGCACTCGCTGGGCGCCGGTCCGCTGCGGACGTTCCTGACCATCACCATCCCGCTGATCGGGCCGTCCATCATCGCGGGAGGCCTGCTGGCGTTCGTGATCACGTTCAACAACTTCGCGATCCAGCTCTTCCTCGCCCCGATCGGGGTGTCGACCCTGCCGGTGCAGATCTACTCGATGGTCCGCCTCGGTGTGACGCCCGACGTGGACGCGCTGGCGACGATCATCATCCTCTCCACGGTGCTGCTGGTGGTCATCCTCAACTGGCTGTCCGGCAACGCCGCCAAGCTCTTCACGACCTCTACGAACAAAGGAAACTGA
- a CDS encoding PotD/PotF family extracellular solute-binding protein, whose protein sequence is MKDSRSTKGQRRRSIARRTSVAVAAAVAAAVALTSCSLSPSASGSDSNTLTVAIWKGYGADLPWVATDFKKETGATLKFQYIDSESNELQLVNKTNGGIDVALPNIQYIGQGIDQGIFHELDTSKLTNYNDFYPDFSGRKEIRKDGKLYGVPWTWGSTGLFFDGSKVTPTPDSLSVLWDPKYKGQIALIDDATVLVPITALYLGEDPQNPDMAKVTPALQKLKDNAKLLYSSTDDLAKGIASGAIVAGIANSDGIGGLIAGNAPGTSNFKYEITKEGAVGWIDNWAIAAKTQHLDLAYKWLNYMTGKDFLTKWANTPADSSPAPANKSVVSALEPATLDRLQANPDKISSLALQLPQPADRLQSWVDAWTQVKAGS, encoded by the coding sequence GTGAAAGACTCACGCAGCACCAAAGGGCAACGGCGCCGCTCCATCGCACGACGGACGAGTGTCGCCGTCGCAGCGGCCGTCGCAGCCGCCGTCGCCCTGACTTCGTGCTCGCTGTCGCCGAGCGCCTCGGGCAGCGACAGCAACACCCTGACCGTCGCCATCTGGAAGGGCTACGGCGCCGACCTGCCCTGGGTCGCCACCGACTTCAAGAAGGAGACCGGAGCCACCCTCAAGTTCCAGTACATCGACTCCGAGTCGAACGAGCTGCAGCTGGTGAACAAGACCAACGGCGGCATCGACGTCGCCCTCCCGAACATCCAGTACATCGGCCAGGGCATCGACCAGGGGATCTTCCACGAGCTGGACACCTCCAAGCTGACGAACTACAACGACTTCTACCCGGACTTCTCCGGCCGCAAGGAGATCCGCAAGGACGGCAAGCTCTACGGCGTCCCGTGGACCTGGGGCAGCACCGGCCTGTTCTTCGACGGCAGCAAGGTGACGCCGACGCCCGACTCGCTCAGCGTGCTGTGGGACCCGAAGTACAAGGGCCAGATCGCGCTCATCGACGACGCGACCGTGCTCGTCCCGATCACCGCCCTCTACCTCGGCGAGGACCCGCAGAACCCCGACATGGCGAAGGTCACCCCGGCCCTGCAGAAGCTGAAGGACAACGCCAAGCTGCTGTACTCCTCGACCGACGACCTCGCCAAGGGCATCGCCAGCGGCGCCATCGTCGCCGGGATCGCGAACTCCGACGGCATCGGCGGACTGATCGCCGGCAACGCGCCGGGGACGTCGAACTTCAAGTACGAGATCACCAAGGAGGGCGCGGTCGGCTGGATCGACAACTGGGCGATCGCGGCGAAGACGCAGCACCTCGACCTCGCCTACAAGTGGCTCAACTACATGACGGGCAAGGACTTCCTGACCAAGTGGGCGAACACCCCCGCCGACTCCTCGCCGGCCCCGGCGAACAAGTCGGTCGTCTCCGCGCTCGAACCGGCCACGCTGGACCGCCTCCAGGCGAACCCCGACAAGATCTCGAGCCTCGCGCTGCAGCTCCCGCAGCCCGCGGACCGGCTCCAGTCGTGGGTCGACGCCTGGACGCAGGTGAAAGCCGGCTCCTGA
- a CDS encoding DUF4037 domain-containing protein produces the protein MNDDTTGIALARAYHRRIVGPLLASRFPGLAYAAGRLGPGSDVLGLDDNRSRDHDWGLRLQLFVADDAIGEVSACLDQALPETFDGLPTRFALTGESRPRHHVDVSSLPEFLRSRLGFDSRAGVSTSDWLSLTGQAVLEVVAGPVFVDADGELGRARQALDWYPDDVWRYVVACDWARLAQELPLMGRAAELGDDAGARIIGARLTQVAMHLSFLLERRWPPYAKWFGTLFGSLPRAAELQPHADAVLAAADADSRQRGLAALLEGLLAQQNELGLTDVARATVPFWDRPFLHPDPAIVTQLLDPIADEDVRRLPLGLGSIEQRSDNPALLTDPQARRRTVQADET, from the coding sequence GTGAACGACGACACCACGGGCATCGCCCTCGCCCGCGCCTACCACCGGCGGATCGTCGGGCCCCTGCTCGCCTCTCGCTTCCCCGGCCTCGCGTACGCGGCCGGACGGCTCGGCCCGGGCTCGGACGTCCTCGGCCTGGACGACAACAGGTCGCGCGATCACGATTGGGGGCTCCGGCTTCAGCTGTTCGTCGCCGATGACGCGATCGGCGAGGTCTCCGCCTGCCTCGATCAGGCGCTGCCCGAGACCTTCGACGGCCTGCCGACGCGATTCGCGCTCACGGGCGAGTCCCGCCCGCGCCACCACGTCGACGTGAGCTCGCTGCCGGAGTTCCTCCGGTCGCGGCTCGGCTTCGATTCGCGCGCCGGCGTCTCGACCTCCGACTGGCTTTCGCTCACCGGGCAGGCCGTGCTCGAAGTGGTCGCCGGGCCGGTCTTCGTCGACGCGGACGGCGAGCTCGGGAGGGCGCGGCAGGCGCTCGACTGGTATCCGGACGACGTCTGGCGTTACGTGGTCGCCTGCGACTGGGCACGACTCGCGCAGGAGCTGCCGTTGATGGGCCGGGCCGCCGAGCTGGGCGACGACGCCGGTGCGCGCATCATCGGCGCGCGGCTGACCCAGGTGGCGATGCACCTGTCCTTCCTGCTGGAGCGGCGCTGGCCTCCGTACGCGAAGTGGTTCGGCACCCTCTTCGGGTCGCTCCCCCGCGCGGCCGAGCTGCAGCCCCACGCCGACGCCGTGCTCGCCGCGGCCGACGCTGACTCCCGGCAACGCGGGCTCGCCGCCCTCCTGGAGGGGCTGCTGGCCCAGCAGAACGAGCTGGGGCTGACGGACGTGGCGCGGGCGACCGTCCCGTTCTGGGACCGGCCCTTCCTGCACCCGGATCCGGCGATCGTCACCCAGTTACTCGACCCGATCGCCGACGAGGACGTCCGCCGCCTCCCGCTCGGCTTGGGCTCGATCGAGCAGCGCAGCGACAACCCGGCCCTCCTCACCGACCCCCAGGCCCGCCGCCGCACCGTGCAGGCCGACGAGACGTGA
- a CDS encoding ROK family protein: MRQRNAASTLGILYRTGPAKMTELQQESGLSRRTIELILDDLMDSGWVVELAAASPDARPVGRPARSFAFRYDAACVVALQLEAGQIHATVADLATTILGDLRVPLPIKTSRAERLSLLDDCVTRLLEEAAVDRSAVVAVTVSTPGIVRDDGMVDLPMTMPEWTGFSLRDAVGELFDCPVRVENDAKVAALGEKWSRDGEVQDFAYIFSDSERIGIGLVLRNELYRGRDGAAGEVSWARDLGLHDLVSPLLVDLDDELAPGHAATWELVIAARAGEAHALEEVDRLASALSTGVTLIAWLLAPEEIILGGSLGTLADLLIPALERKLATNDRPIETRLRGSQYGDASVLTGCLRMCIESLGDQLFTPAGVARIGRARIPLPAPEEAAS, encoded by the coding sequence ATGCGGCAGCGCAACGCCGCCAGCACGCTCGGCATCCTGTACCGCACCGGTCCGGCGAAGATGACCGAGCTGCAGCAGGAGTCCGGGCTGTCTCGGCGGACGATCGAGCTGATCCTCGACGACCTCATGGACTCCGGCTGGGTCGTGGAGCTGGCCGCGGCCTCCCCCGACGCGCGTCCGGTCGGGCGCCCTGCGCGATCGTTCGCGTTCCGCTACGACGCCGCGTGCGTGGTCGCCTTGCAGCTGGAGGCCGGCCAGATCCACGCGACCGTCGCCGACCTGGCGACCACGATCCTCGGCGACCTGCGGGTGCCGCTGCCGATCAAGACCTCCCGGGCTGAGCGCCTCAGCCTCCTGGACGACTGCGTGACCCGGCTGCTCGAGGAGGCGGCCGTCGACCGGTCGGCCGTCGTCGCCGTCACCGTCTCCACCCCCGGCATCGTGCGCGACGACGGGATGGTCGACCTCCCGATGACCATGCCCGAGTGGACCGGCTTCTCACTGCGCGACGCGGTCGGCGAGCTGTTCGACTGCCCGGTGCGCGTCGAGAACGACGCGAAGGTCGCCGCGCTCGGCGAGAAGTGGTCGCGCGACGGCGAGGTGCAGGACTTCGCCTACATCTTCTCGGACAGCGAGCGCATCGGTATCGGTCTCGTGCTGCGCAACGAGCTCTACCGCGGCCGCGACGGCGCCGCGGGCGAGGTGAGTTGGGCGCGCGACCTCGGCCTGCACGACCTGGTCAGCCCGCTCCTGGTCGACCTGGACGACGAGCTCGCGCCCGGCCACGCCGCGACCTGGGAGCTCGTGATCGCCGCCCGCGCCGGCGAAGCGCACGCGCTCGAGGAGGTCGATCGCCTCGCGAGCGCGCTCAGCACCGGCGTCACCCTGATCGCGTGGCTGCTCGCGCCGGAGGAGATCATCCTCGGCGGCTCGCTCGGCACGCTGGCGGACCTCCTCATCCCCGCCCTCGAACGCAAGCTGGCCACCAACGACCGCCCCATCGAGACCCGCCTGCGGGGCTCCCAGTACGGCGACGCCAGCGTCCTGACCGGCTGCCTCCGCATGTGCATCGAGTCCCTCGGCGACCAACTCTTCACCCCCGCCGGCGTAGCCCGCATCGGCCGAGCCCGTATCCCCCTGCCCGCCCCGGAAGAGGCCGCCAGCTGA
- a CDS encoding Gfo/Idh/MocA family protein translates to MTVQKDRIGVGIVGCGNISGAYFRGLERFDGLRIVGCTDLSQELAQAAGERYGVPVFASVEELAAAEGVDILVNLTPPLAHESVTRALLATGKHVFTEKPLTASFATAAPLVAEARERGVLFGSAPDTFLGSAGQTARAAVDAGLIGEVIGASAFVTHSKAELWHPDPTFLFIPGGGPALDMGPYYIAALVNLLGPVATVYASARIGSTVRPVSTPGRRVESIDVTIPTHASATLDFASGAIGTVLASFDVWDHNLPFIELYGSNGTLSVPDPNNYDDAVRVRLHGEDEWRELPGVIEGFTDGLLEELLPLRGPGVADLAAALTGEPHRTSADFALHVLEVLDAIANGTDGVHTLTTTCERPAPATETWRSASLEETAIA, encoded by the coding sequence GTGACTGTTCAGAAAGACCGGATCGGGGTCGGCATCGTCGGCTGCGGCAACATCTCGGGCGCGTACTTCCGCGGGCTGGAGCGCTTCGACGGCCTCCGCATCGTCGGCTGCACCGACCTGAGCCAGGAGCTCGCGCAGGCGGCGGGGGAGCGCTACGGCGTCCCGGTCTTCGCGAGCGTCGAGGAGCTGGCCGCGGCGGAGGGCGTGGACATCCTCGTCAACCTCACCCCGCCGCTGGCGCACGAGAGCGTGACCCGCGCCCTCCTCGCGACGGGAAAGCACGTCTTCACGGAGAAGCCGCTCACGGCCTCCTTCGCCACGGCGGCCCCGCTGGTCGCCGAGGCCCGCGAGCGCGGCGTGCTGTTCGGCTCCGCCCCCGACACCTTCCTCGGCTCCGCCGGCCAGACCGCGCGCGCCGCGGTGGACGCGGGACTGATCGGCGAGGTGATCGGCGCGAGCGCCTTCGTCACCCACAGCAAGGCCGAGCTCTGGCACCCGGACCCCACCTTCCTCTTCATCCCGGGCGGCGGCCCGGCGCTCGACATGGGCCCGTACTACATCGCCGCGCTGGTCAACCTCCTCGGCCCGGTCGCGACCGTCTACGCCAGCGCGCGGATCGGCAGCACCGTCCGGCCGGTCTCCACCCCGGGCCGGCGGGTGGAGTCCATCGACGTCACCATCCCGACGCACGCCTCGGCGACGCTCGATTTCGCCTCGGGCGCGATCGGCACGGTGCTGGCCAGCTTCGACGTCTGGGACCACAACCTCCCGTTCATCGAGCTGTACGGCTCGAACGGCACGCTCAGCGTCCCCGACCCGAACAACTACGACGACGCTGTGCGCGTCCGTCTGCACGGTGAGGACGAGTGGCGCGAGCTGCCCGGCGTCATCGAGGGCTTCACGGACGGTCTCCTGGAGGAACTGCTTCCGCTGCGCGGCCCCGGCGTCGCCGACCTCGCCGCCGCGCTGACCGGCGAGCCGCACCGCACCAGCGCCGACTTCGCCCTGCACGTGCTGGAGGTGCTCGACGCGATCGCGAACGGCACCGACGGCGTCCACACCCTGACCACCACCTGCGAGCGCCCCGCCCCGGCTACGGAGACCTGGCGCTCGGCATCCCTCGAGGAGACCGCGATCGCATGA
- a CDS encoding ABC transporter ATP-binding protein: MAELTVTGVSKTFNGTRVLEPLDLRVGDGAFCCMLGSSGSGKSTLLRIVAGLEDPDGGSIRVGSRDVTRLSVEKRNIGFVFQNYALFPHLSVLANVMYGLRARRTPRSAAKKKAEEMLGLVGLGDFGGRSPAQLSGGQQQRVALARALVTSPDLLLLDEPLSALDKKIRGEMQRELKRIHRETGLTTIMVTHDQEEAMDLGDQVMMLDRGVVQQNDTPESLYRAPGNRFVAQFLGGQSLGTGVVHGSGRAARVAIGGLSLTTAQDDLREGDRVDVLVMAERVRILAEDSASTPGSASGVLRAVDFFGPFARAEIVAGDLRIPVTMLSQAAEALTPGQQVGFTIAPEGLHAFA, from the coding sequence ATGGCCGAGCTCACTGTGACGGGTGTGTCGAAGACGTTCAACGGCACCCGCGTCCTCGAACCGCTGGACCTCCGCGTCGGCGATGGCGCCTTCTGCTGCATGCTGGGCTCCTCCGGGTCGGGCAAGTCCACCCTGCTGCGCATCGTCGCCGGCCTGGAGGACCCCGACGGCGGCTCCATCCGGGTCGGGTCGCGTGACGTGACCCGGCTCTCGGTGGAGAAGCGCAACATCGGGTTCGTCTTCCAGAACTACGCGCTGTTCCCGCACCTGTCGGTGCTGGCCAACGTGATGTACGGGCTCCGCGCCCGCCGCACCCCGCGGTCGGCGGCGAAGAAGAAGGCCGAGGAGATGCTCGGCCTGGTCGGCCTCGGCGACTTCGGCGGACGCTCCCCGGCGCAGCTCTCCGGCGGTCAGCAGCAGCGCGTCGCCCTCGCGCGCGCCCTGGTGACCTCCCCGGACCTGCTGCTGCTGGACGAGCCGCTGTCCGCGCTGGACAAGAAGATCCGCGGCGAGATGCAGCGCGAGCTCAAGCGCATCCACCGGGAGACCGGGCTGACGACGATCATGGTCACCCACGACCAGGAGGAGGCGATGGACCTCGGCGACCAGGTGATGATGCTCGACCGCGGCGTGGTCCAGCAGAACGACACCCCGGAGTCGCTATACCGCGCACCGGGCAACCGGTTCGTGGCGCAGTTCCTCGGCGGGCAGTCCCTCGGCACTGGCGTCGTCCACGGCTCGGGCCGGGCCGCGAGGGTGGCGATCGGCGGGCTGTCGCTGACGACGGCGCAGGACGACCTCCGCGAGGGCGACCGCGTCGACGTGCTGGTCATGGCCGAGCGCGTGCGCATCCTTGCGGAGGACTCAGCATCCACGCCGGGGTCGGCGTCGGGCGTGCTGCGCGCGGTCGACTTCTTCGGGCCGTTCGCGCGGGCCGAGATCGTCGCGGGCGACCTCCGCATCCCGGTCACCATGCTCTCCCAGGCCGCCGAGGCGTTGACCCCCGGCCAGCAGGTCGGCTTCACCATCGCCCCCGAAGGCCTCCACGCCTTCGCCTGA